The genomic window AACACATGGTCTATGATGTGCAGTATGCTCTTGTCCTACCCTTAGTGTTGTGTTGACATCAGATGGAAATACACCCGATTTGTCAAGATGCAACGCTAAGGAATAACTTGTGGAGGAGATAGGACCAAATAGTTTTGATGTGTTATTGCTTTCCAAATTTTACCATTCCAtattgtgtgtatgtgtgtttgtATATGGGTAGTTGACTGAATAAACTTTAAATCATCATGAGGAGATCAGCTGTGTGCATCTCTCTTGGTAAGTGAGGATCATCTTTCTCTGTCGTCATCATAAATAATTATCAGCCATATTTTCTTGTGATAATGTCATGGCTGTTTGCCCTCCAGGCATGCGTCATGGGTTAGACTTGCGGCTTGGTTGGTATCAGCTGGGTTTTGAAGCAAGGAGTGTCGCTATGGGACTGCATTGCTCGTAATATTTACcagtatcaatatattttataagttctaGTAGTTTTAAAATTGATTGTATTTCAAAAGTCAATGTTTTTGAGTCTGCATTGCTCATTTGGTCTGCATTGCTCATAATATCggcacacatgtacatgtattttcaagTAGCTTTAAAATTTACGACCTTTCAAAAGATATGTTTTTGTAATTTTCAAGTTTCCCATTCTTATTTTAATCTTTTGTTTTAAAGATGCAATTCTCATTTTCCTTATTTCCATGTACATGTATTCATAGCGCTGTTGACATTGACTGTTATTATGCTGAATATAAAGCCAACATTTTAATATCAATTGGAAACTCTTGGAATTTTAATTTACAAGTTACAACAATCTGTAGGGAAAACTAatcatgaaaattatttaataatttgataaaataattttttgataacTCAAAGTTACAGTGATGATATCCACATCCTTCAAAAGCAAATGCTATGTATACATTTATACCCAGACCtgaaaaatatgttttaatttcctGGCAAGAGAGATATAAAATTTCCCTCCAATTTGGCAGGATTTCCCACTAAttcttatatatttctttatccagaaaagcaaaatttccctccaaacaacCCTGGCAAAGAGATAGCCAAATTGCCTATTTTTCCCAGGCCTGAATTTATACCTTTGATTTAGATGTACATACTGGAATTCACTTGGAACCCGAGAACACAAGGCACCCACACTTATACCTTAAGGATAGATGTCATCAGAGTTTAAGATTCACTCTTATTTGTTACTGGTGATGGCAGGAGTTGATCTTGTGGTTTTATTTTTATCAATTGGAATCACACTCAACTAATACTGTGCCAGTGTGCTtggtttgctgggatattaatcTATGACAGGTAATGTTCCAAAAATAGCATGCCTTTGTACAATCTGTGAGAAGAGAGTGACATTTTGTTGGTGTAGTCTGCATTTGGACTCTGCTCAATGGAAGGGGAGGACTAAGACCCACAGTCCACACTAGTATATTTTCATCATCGTGTTGTAATTACCGGATTATGACACGATTATGATAATGAAAGATGAGAGCATCCACATGGTCAGCGCCTCGTCATTGTGTCATAATAAATTCTGGTTAGGCGCATGAAAGTTGATtctgagtttatcgtcccccacccgcgtcactttttggaaaccaaaaatacccacgtcaaattttcaaaaatgccaaaataattcattattttcaaagtatcagtgttttcaccagttttagcaattggaaacatatatttttttgtttgtaaaacatgtaaattcataacttggaagcaaaaccaggctcttttctaacttttctagtccctacctttCGTGAAAATTTTCAGAGGCAATTACGACACGATCATGCTACAAACCggcccaatgatggaaattttgatcatttgtaAATGATGACACGATTATAGTATGCCAACGACATTGAGCGGACACACTGTACTAATATCATAATACGATTATGACACGATCGTAATCGACGGGAAAAAACACACTGGTGTGGACCGGGTCTTACACATAAGTAAAAAGTAACTCctcccaaaacaaacaaaccagtAAACCAACCAAAACTTAAATACTTAACACGCTGACTTATCTAAGGGCATTATAtttcattatatttatttatttcactgaTTGATCATTTCACAGatttagtattattgattgattatgGTGTAAACAGTAGCATTTTCTTACTTTTATCTAGTTTTGTCTCATCACATTAGACTAACAATTAATTAAATAGTCAAAGTGTCCTTCACTAGAAAGTGTGCAGAGAAAAGCTGCAAGATTTTGCATGAGGGATTACCAAAGAGAAAGTAGTGTCACTCAAATGCTGGAAGATCTCAGATGGGACACTCTAGCTGTCAGAAAGGAGAGAAATCGTTTAGctatgttttacaaaatccaaaatgagTTGGTAGGAATCAACAAAGAAGCCTATATTCAAACTTCTTCTGGTGCGGGTTTGAGAAGAAACCACCCGAGAACTGGAAGGGCATggaattccctcactcaaaccactatatcagccccatctttagatattttcaagaaaaacctctagcttgccggtcaccaaatagttagcgatttgcagttttcgccctgctgactacaacttcagaaggttcatGAATGAAAACAAAAACGTTAATAACAATAATTAACACTATAACctgaatgaaaacaaaaacaataataacaAGAATTTATACTAAAGTCCTTTTCTTCACCTCCCCCGTAGTTTACGTACACACTTTGAGAATTCCTGTCAGTTGATAGCAATCAGCTGTACCAATAAACTCAAGTGAAGCACAGTTAACAATTTATACATCACTGCCAGAATCACAGCATCATAACAAGCATTTGTCCCAGTTAATGCAAGGATCATTTGTTTGAATTTTAATAATGGACAGAAATATTGAGTACATTTTGACTGAAGATTCTCAAAATATTGGCATAGTCTCAACCTTGCTTGAACGTACTGTAGACAGGATATATATGTTACTCAATAGATGCTATATGTATGTGATGCAAACTAATCTTTTAGGTGTGTGTTACTCAAGCATTGCTTTTAAATACCAATCTTCTACTTACCATCTGCAATACATTGTATATTAATACCCATACTAAAATGTATGCCACATGAGTGCAACCCCATCTTAGTGCAACATTTGATCAGTTAAAGGAGCACTTAGGGCtcccattttctttggaagggtgGGTCATTTCAGTGACTGGAGTCATTTTTTTTACCCCCTAACATGGGCTTAGATTTTTAAGACCCCCCCCCATCTCTGGTTGAAAAGTTTTATGACCCCCTTCTGTGCATATAGATTTGATACTAATTATTCCTTGTCGGAATCAAGGCATGTGGATcatgcaagaaatgtttttggtggAAAGAGTAATAAATGTGGGCATAGCACACACAAATTTTGATTGTAACAACATCATGTAAATATTGTGCATACATTTTTGATTGAAAAAGTTTGAGTCACAAGCCCAATATTCTACTCCGCCATTTTTGGTGTCAAAAATTATGTCCCCCTAGTTTTGGTATACAAAacatgacccccagtatattcatgacccctccTGATGAAGAAAATGACAGTCCCGTTGTAATCCCCAGAATTGTACCCTCCCACCGCAAACAAGATATTTGCGTTGGAAAAGTTCAGAATATGTGGTCTGTGTATGCTGCATGTCCCAGTATGGTTATTTGTACTATCATTTCAGCTCAGTGTGAGGAAGTCTACATGTCTGCAATAATATGAACATTCATAACTAATTTTCTTAAGTTGCAAATGAAGACTATTAAATCAAAGTGATATAAGTCACATAATTGGGCACTTAaaattatattacaatatcatttttaaaaagaaagaatgaaatgtCACCGAATTGAAACTATCTAGGAGATACAGAGGCAACATATGTAAGCATTTGGTTGTCATAACAACACAGTGACATCCACGATGATTCAAGTGATCAAACTTCTTAATCATATGCCCCATTGATATTGTTACTAGTCATTGTAATTGAAAGATGTGTATTTCCCAGAATGTTATCCGACGATGTCCGCGATAGAGATTTATTTTAAATAGCTTCAATTTAGTCATTGATTCTTGGCTTAGTATCTGTCAATCATAAATAGTTCATGAAGACTGTCTAATGGCACATATGGTAGATTTACAACTTTCCAAGTTTATCAGTGAAGTTCATCAGTCGGTTACCTTAAAGCAGTAAAAATATCTTGCTTCATAAATAAGCCTAATTAGCTATCTTGTTACAGGGATAATTCAAGGGGATTGCATCCCATCATTGATGAATTACATGCTTGGTTTAACCCACAACATATGGGAGTAAAACTACATCCGATGACATCACGAGTATGGTCAGAAACATTTTATCCCATTTTCAATTTTTGCTACTACTAAATTGAaagttgatatcaaaagtttaaatgaGTATAGACTTTTTTAATGAGTGTAGCAGCCTAAATGTatagcataattatattttatgtcaCAAAATATAGCAAATCTTGGTACGTTTGAAAGTTAGCAGTGTTGAAAGTGTTATAAAAGAAGCAGGGGGTCAGTCTAGCAAGAGGATTCTGGAAACCAGCCTGACTCGGTTGGTATGGTAGCAATCTTGTGAATGCTGTCAGCGATGGTCGGAGCAGTTCGGTTGTTCCCGTCCATCCATCGACCAGCCAGTCAAATTCCAGCTGTATGACATCACTGTATATTTGTATCTGGGATGTTTTTAGAAGATGATGTAGGCACCGCAATGTGGTGAAACTATATAACTGGTATGACGGTGATGGATTCACTCAAGTTGGATGATAGCACACAAGAGGTGAACTGCCCCAAGACATAAAAAGAGATAATTTCAACCGCAAAGGTCGTGACAGATAAAGCTTGGGGGATTAATTGAGCGCACGACTCTGGAAGTGTTTCAGTGTAGGGATTTGTACTATGCCGGGAAGTGCAGTGGTAATGTTGCATGGAAGTTTGGTAACAGTGGAAAGAATAACGACTGCATCGTAAGGGACCATTTCGCGAGACAACGACTCAAAGACAACATGGAAGGGGACGGAGAAGCTGAAAAAGAACAATGTTGCACCCCTTCACAAGCTTTTGCAGCATTTGGGGGAAGTTTACGGAAAAGAAGTATCCCAACGGCAACTAGCAACAGTGATAAGAAGGAAAAGGAGACACCAAAAGCTGTGAAGGAGGTAGCAAAAGCTGCTCCCAAGAAGAAGACTACCTTCACATGGCAACCTGCAAATCAAACACCTAAGGccaaagatgatgatgattccaAAGAAAATATCAGTACTTCTGATGATATTGTGTGTGATAGTAGCGTAGAGATTACTTCCAAAGATACTTGCAATCCAGATGAACATAATcaagatgatgatgttgttgttgatgaaaaCAATGGGTTATCAAAACCAGATGATGTAGATGACAATAAACCTATTGATGCCTCACAGGGTAGTAACTGTAGTATGGATGAAGACAATAGTCAATCTTCACAGCAAATTGATGCAAATGGTGTGGATCCTACTGAGCAGTGTGATGAGAAGACAAGCTCACCCTCACCAGTACCTTGTGATGGATTAGATGCAAATGCAAACCCAGAACAGGATATTCCAGAGGAAGACTGGAACAATGTCAACATCCAGACAGAGGAAGCTGATGTCCCACTACCGTCTCCTCCTCCTACTCCTCCTCCTTTTGAGGATACTAAGGTGGAAGATGTAGAAGAACCTTTTACGGAAGAACAGAATGAAGAACCTCCAGCTCCTGCTTACTCAGATCTAGATGCAGATGATCATACTAAGGTTGGAGATGGAGTAGAACCTTTTATGGAAGAACAGATTGAAGAACCTCCAGCTCCTGCTAGCTGTGATGCAGATGAGCAGGATGTTGTGGTTGAGGAGGATATGCAGGATGATACAGAAGGTAGTACTTTGGTGTGTGTGCTTAGTATTAAGGCTGATTTGATTTTGTCTATTAACTATTTCAACTAGTTCATTACATAAAATGGTTTAAGGATGAAAAACTGGTTGGTTTTTTCGACAGGAGTAAGCAAGTTATGATAATCTTTTACAAGTTCCGCCGTTGAGCAATTGTTAAATAAGGAAACAGGAAAAGTGATCttgcccgggaattgaacccagcaCCCCAGGTTAACGAACTTAAGGTACAGCTTAcactaatcatgaagctcccattACCAAGTgattaaggcacaggtctcgtaaacctgagatcctgggttcaattcccaagTGGGATCACTTTTCCTGTTTCCTAATAATTGCATGACGGCAAAACTTATAAAATATTATCACAGTTGGTTTAGGATCCTTAAAAAGGTTGTACCTTTGGAGTGTGTTTGACTCCTAGTTAGATTCAGTGAGAATACTAATAccgttttctttttttaaatcccaagTTACTTTTTAACAGTAGAGTAAATAACAACACATCTTAGTACCTACACTGAAAGCCAATGTATGTTATTGTCCAGAGTAATCAgctaatatataaataaatagtaCCATTTTAACCTTAGGTTTCAGTTATTAAATCAAATGAAGTGTTCTCCACAATACAACTTTATCCAAAATCTATTTACTGAGTTTGATCAGTTTTCTCTTTTGTCGAATGACCCTATTAAAAAGTTCACTGTGTATGTGTAAACTGTACACCTATATGTACCTTTGCTTTCAAGCTGGTTTGAACTGTGACTTTAAGATGAGTATATTGAACCAGGAAATGATATTACAGAACCATTAAATAACAGGTGAAAcaacaatgaatgcacataaCAAGTACATGTAATTGTATTTCAGGGTGAATTAAAAACTATAGACAGGAATACAAGACTTAGTGATTGGGGTGCTaagcattgggggggggggggcaaattaagCACAAGACATTAACATATTTAGATTCCCTTTCTTTACCATTATTCATGTATGGAGAAATATGATCCCGAAATATGATCAGGTTTCCAAATCTTTGAATATCAGTTTGAAAGAGATTAACAATTTCCATCAAACAacttaaaatcacattttatttatAGTTTAACAGAGGCTGTTACCAAGTTGATAGTATTATTCAGTCCCCATgttattttaaacaatttatttGATCATCAACAATTCATTGAGCAATATCTTTCTGACAACTTGAACTTCACAAAACCCATTGCTGTAACTTGTAAATTTGAGACAGTCTGCacacaaatattttaatatgttttgtCCATAGTCATGAAATAGTGCAAAGCTAAAGTGGATAAGCTGACCACCCTTTAGTTTTGGTATTTGTTTCAGCCACACTGAGAAAATAGTAGCAATTGAAATAATAGAAATAAAGTCAATAGATGCAAAAGCCTCATAAGTAATTATTCCGATGCAAAAGCCTCATAAGAGATCATTTGATACAATTAGTAGTAAGCTGAGTGTCAAGGAAGAAAGATGATTGCGAGTAAGTTGATGAAAATATTCTGTATTTTAAGTGCACTTATATACTGACAAAACATGTATCAAGATGACAGTATGGTTTAATTTGATTTTGTATTTCTTGATATTTAGTCACCTTCTGATTGTAATGTGGGACTCATTCTTTCGGCAGAGTTGTTGTGTATTTTTATGACAGAGTTGTTATATACAGTAGTAGAAACTTAACTTAAAGTCTGTTTTCAACTATATTCTGGGGTTGATGTATAAATTGCAGTTGGATTTGTAACTTACCTCTCTGGTTTGTAATTGCTGTGTCTCAAATTTATTTTACTACTTTGCAGGAGAAAACATGATCGGtgtgtttttgcaggtttaattattacttgattaatGATGATATTTTATCTGTCTCTTGTTTTATCTGTTTCTAGCTCCACCACGTCCATCCCCtccaacacctccacagcctccTGTACATCAAGTAAATCATCAAAATGGACCAGCTGATGATCCAAGACTAAGGTGTGTATACTATTAGGTAGTTAAATGTATAAACAAAAACAAGCTTgcttttaagggatcggatagcaacgtttacacagTAGTTTTTGCGGGACCTGAGAgcaagcacatcagacacaccgaattgcattctgaatacgaggaatgtccttctgatatcaaatgattttttttaaatttgcgatataatataaatttgatggcaaattattaaaaatttatatttttgatatttaacagtccttgaggTAAATTCTAGTTAGATGAGTTTGTGACAATCAATTTTGATGCAAAGTTAAACAAAAATTGCACCCTTAAATCAGAAAAAACAACATATTCATGAATAGTAATTCCCCCTAAAACAAGAAAAGCTTACCAAATTCCCCCCCccctcattattattttttttggaaaaggcACTAATTAAATTAAGCTTGATCAGAAAAGCTACCTTTGCCTTAAAATCACTTTTTCCCAACCATTATTTGCCCAATCATAACAATATGCATCTTTTAAACTCATTGTTTGTCATGCGTTTTTAACATATCCTGAGTGGGCTCCTGGGCCACACACTTTCCAGACACCTAAGATTTGAACAAAATTAGTAGGATTAGTCAAGTTATTAAGACAAGTAACCATGGTAATTGGTTCTTGATCTCATCTATCAACTGAAATTCTTACACATTTTACTTACAAATTACAGGAAATTTACTGTAAAGTGTTTGTCATACTGATGTTATGAGCTGTGATGAGATGGCAATATAGCCTTTGCCTTTCGTTACCAGGGTTTATAGCTATAAGCTATTCCATtgaaattccacactacccctgtggaagattttggaaatatctgccacagggggagtatgaattccaaatggaatgagcacattgggcagctccatttgaatttcatacaccctctgaaaaagattccatctgaatcttccactgagggagattGAGTTTCAAATaaagctgctaatgtgtta from Amphiura filiformis chromosome 5, Afil_fr2py, whole genome shotgun sequence includes these protein-coding regions:
- the LOC140153072 gene encoding uncharacterized protein isoform X1; amino-acid sequence: MEGDGEAEKEQCCTPSQAFAAFGGSLRKRSIPTATSNSDKKEKETPKAVKEVAKAAPKKKTTFTWQPANQTPKAKDDDDSKENISTSDDIVCDSSVEITSKDTCNPDEHNQDDDVVVDENNGLSKPDDVDDNKPIDASQGSNCSMDEDNSQSSQQIDANGVDPTEQCDEKTSSPSPVPCDGLDANANPEQDIPEEDWNNVNIQTEEADVPLPSPPPTPPPFEDTKVEDVEEPFTEEQNEEPPAPAYSDLDADDHTKVGDGVEPFMEEQIEEPPAPASCDADEQDVVVEEDMQDDTEAPPRPSPPTPPQPPVHQVNHQNGPADDPRLRHDGHMQQSAAPSPPSVPAEPPAVPRAPPAPPAPPAAPPAPPVPSGGPPSPPQSNSAPPAPPGAPPAPPGPPPPPGGGGAGGPPPPPPPPPPPGPGGPGGAGGGGGGNDLASQIAAAKLKKASAAPKPEGEEPQKRAGGPGGVNMMADLQRKLQMRKQKAEGGDSGASSAPSANKERKSPPEQRSEPQKNSRPWEKKITNGAIAPGSPRTQRRSSINNKENGSAGGDNVDFEKMKQEIMVEMRKEISKMKEDIIAAIKMELNRR
- the LOC140153072 gene encoding uncharacterized protein isoform X2; this translates as MEGDGEAEKEQCCTPSQAFAAFGGSLRKRSIPTATSNSDKKEKETPKAVKEVAKAAPKKKTTFTWQPANQTPKAKDDDDSKENISTSDDIVCDSSVEITSKDTCNPDEHNQDDDVVVDENNGLSKPDDVDDNKPIDASQGSNCSMDEDNSQSSQQIDANGVDPTEQCDEKTSSPSPVPCDGLDANANPEQDIPEEDWNNVNIQTEEADVPLPSPPPTPPPFEDTKVEDVEEPFTEEQNEEPPAPAYSDLDADDHTKVGDGVEPFMEEQIEEPPAPASCDADEQDVVVEEDMQDDTEAPPRPSPPTPPQPPVHQVNHQNGPADDPRLRHDGHMQQSAAPSPPSVPAEPPAVPRAPPAPPAPPAAPPAPPVPSGGPPSPPQSNSAPPAPPGAPPAPPGPPPPPGGGGAGGPPPPPPPPPPPGPGGPGGAGGGGGGNDLASQIAAAKLKKASAAPKPEGEEPQKRAGGPGGVNMMADLQRKLQMRKQKAEGGDSGASSAPSANKERKSPPEQRSEPQKNSRPWEKKITNGAIAPGSPRTRSSINNKENGSAGGDNVDFEKMKQEIMVEMRKEISKMKEDIIAAIKMELNRR